GTGTTGATCGACTTCACCCTGCCGGAAGTCATGCTGAAAAACCTGGCCTTCTGCCGCAAGGCCGGCAAGGCAATGGTGATCGGCACGACTGGTCTGGATGCTGCGCAGAAGCAACTGCTGGCTGAAGCGGGCAAGGATATTCCGATCGTCTTCGCCGCCAACTTCAGTGTCGGCGTCAATCTGTCGCTGAAGTTGCTCGACATGGCGGCGCGGGTGTTGGCGGAAGATGCGGACATCGAAATCATCGAAGCCCATCACCGGCACAAGATCGATGCGCCGTCGGGTACGGCGCTGCGCATGGGTGAGGTGATTGCCAATGCGCTGGATCGTGATCTGCAGAAGGTCGCGGTCTATGGTCGTGAGGGTCACACCGGTGCCCGTGAGCGTGAAACCATCGGATTTGCCACTGTTCGCGGTGGTGATGTGGTGGGCGATCACACCGTGTTGTTTGCCTGTGAGGGTGAGCGTCTGGAGATCACGCACAAGGCTTCGAGTCGCATGACGTTTGCCAAGGGTGCGGTGCGTGCGGCGTTGTGGCTGGACGGTCGCGAGCCTGGTTTGTACGACATGCAGGACGTGCTCGACCTGCATTGAGATGTGCTGAAACCGGCGCAAACGCCCTGTTTGTGCCGGTTTTACTCCGCTGCGCGACGCCCTGTCGCATTCTCCGGCCTTTCGGGCTCATTGGCGGTAGACCAAAAATCCCTTTTTCTGTAAGCTACAGCTTTAGTGTGTCCACTAAAAGCGCGCAGAATAATTCAGTGAAGAAGCGGGGTGACGTGTCCATACGTCACTCCGCTTTTTTACAACCTGCGATTGCCCTTTCATGCGTTATTTACGGGAGGTCTTCTTGACTAAGCCAGCCATACTCGCCCTTGCTGATGGCAGCATTTTTCGCGGCGAAGCCATTGGAGCCGACGGTCAGACCGTTGGTGAGGTGGTGTTCAACACCGCAATGACCGGCTATCAGGAAATCCTTACCGATCCTTCCTACGCCCAACAGATCGTTACCCTGACTTACCCGCACATCGGCAACACCGGCACCACGCCGGAAGACGCCGAGTCCGACCGCGTCTGGTCCGCTGGTCTGGTCATCCGTGACCTGCCGCTGGTAGCGAGCAACTGGCGTAACACGATGTCCCTGTCCGACTACCTGAAAGCCAACAACGTTGTGGCGATCGCCGGTATCGACACCCGCCGCCTGACCCGCATCCTGCGTGAAAAAGGCGCACAGAACGGCTGCATCATGGCCGGCGACAACATCTCCGAAGAAGCGGCCATCGCCGCGGCACAAGGCTTCCCGGGCCTGAAGGGCATGGACCTGGCGAAAGTCGTCAGCACCAAGACCCAATACGAATGGCGCTCCACTGTCTGGGATCTGAAAACCGACAGCCACGCGACCATCGAAGCCTCCGAGCTGCCATACCACGTAGTTGCCTACGACTACGGCGTCAAGGTCAACATCCTGCGCATGCTGGTCGAGCGCGGCTGCCGCGTGACTGTGGTGCCGGCGCAAACTCCGGCTGCCGACGTACTGGCTCTGAAACCGGACGGCGTGTTCCTGTCCAACGGCCCTGGTGACCCGGAGCCTTGCGACTACGCGATCAAGGCGATCAAGGAAGTACTGGAAACCGAAATTCCGGTGTTCGGCATCTGCCTCGGTCACCAACTGCTGGCCCTGGCCTCCGGCGCCAAGACCCTGAAAATGGGCCACGGCCACCACGGTGCCAACCACCCGGTTCAGGATCTGGACACTGGCGTCGTGATGATCACCAGCCAGAACCACGGTTTCGCGGTTGACGAAGAAACCCTGCCAGCCAACGTCCGCGCGATCCACAAATCGCTGTTCGACGGCACCCTGCAAGGTATCGAGCGTACCGACAAGAGCGCGTTCAGCTTCCAGGGTCACCCTGAAGCGAGCCCGGGCCCGAACGATGTGGCCCCTCTGTTTGACCGCTTCATCAACGAGATGGCCAAGCGACGCTAAGCGCTCGCCTTGAGACTGTAGCGAGAAGCCCCTCGAGGGCGGCCCCGGAACCGGCGGCCCCCTCGGGACTTCAGAAATCGATCAAGACGGCTTGCCGACTGACCTGCGGATTTGAGTGACAAACCCATGCCAAAACGTACAGACATTAAAAGCATCCTGATTCTCGGCGCTGGCCCGATCGTTATCGGCCAGGCCTGCGAATTCGACTACTCCGGCGCCCAAGCCTGTAAGGCCCTGCGCGAAGAGGGTTACCGCGTCATCCTGGTGAACTCCAACCCGGCCACCATCATGACCGACCCGGACATGGCCGACGCCACCTACATCGAGCCGATCAAGTGGCAGACCGTTGCCAAGATCATCGAAAAAGAGCGTCCGGATGCCGTGCTGCCAACCATGGGCGGCCAGACTGCTCTGAACTGCGCCCTGGACCTGGAGCGCGAAGGCGTTCTGGAGAAGTTCGGCGTAGAGATGATCGGCGCCAACGCTGACACCATCGACAAGGCTGAAGACCGTTCGCGTTTCGACAAGGCGATGAAAGCCATCGGCCTGGAATGCCCGCGTTCCGGTATCGCCCATAGCATGGAAGAAGCCAACGCGGTGCTCGAGCGCCTGGGCTTCCCGTGCATCATCCGTCCGTCCTTCACCATGGGCGGCACCGGTGGCGGTATCGCTTACAACCGTGAAGAATTCGAAGAAATCTGCGCCCGTGGTCTGGACCTGTCGCCAACCAAAGAGCTGCTGATCGACGAATCCCTGATCGGCTGGAAAGAATATGAAATGGAGGTTGTCCGCGACAAAAAGGACAACTGCATCATCGTCTGCTCGATCGAAAACTTCGACCCGATGGGCGTGCACACCGGTGACTCGATCACTGTTGCCCCGGCCCAGACCCTGACCGACAAGGAATACCAGATCCTGCGTAACGCCTCGCTGGCGGTACTGCGCGAGATCGGCGTCGAGACCGGCGGTTCCAACGTTCAGTTCGGTATCTGCCCGGACACCGGCCGCATGGTCGTGATCGAAATGAACCCGCGTGTGTCCCGCTCGTCGGCTCTGGCCTCGAAAGCCACCGGTTTCCCGATCGCCAAGATCGCCGCAAAGCTGGCAGTCGGTTACACCCTCGACGAACTGCAGAACGACATCACCGGCGGCCGTACCCCGGCGTCCTTCGAGCCATCCATCGACTACGTCGTGACCAAGCTGCCGCGCTTCGCCTTCGAGAAGTTCGCCAATGCTGACGCGCGCCTGACCACTCAGATGAAGTCGGTCGGTGAAGTCATGGCCATCGGCCGTACCTTCCAGGAATCCCTGCAGAAAGCCCTGCGCGGTCTGGAAGTGGGTGTTTGCGGTCTGGACGAGAAGGTCGATCTGAGCAACCCGGAAAGCATGAGTGTGCTCAAGCGCGAACTGACCGTGCCGGGCGCCGAGCGTATCTGGTACGTGGCGGACGCCTTCCGCGCCGGCATGACCGTCGAAGAAATCTTCGGCATGAACATGATCGACCCGTGGTTCCTGGTACAGATCGAAGATCTGATCAAGGACGAAGAGAAGGTCAAGACCCTCGGTCTGTCAGCTATCGACCGCGACCTGATGTACAAGCTCAAGCGCAAAGGTTTCTCCGACCAGCGTCTGGCCAAGCTGCTGGGCGTCACCGAGAAAAACCTGCGTACTCACCGCCACAAGCTGGAAGTGTTCCCGGTCTACAAGCGCGTCGACACCTGCGCGGCCGAGTTCGCCACCGACACCGCCTACCTGTACTCGACCTATGAGGAAGAGTGCGAAGCCGCGCCGTCCGGTCGCGACAAGATCATCATCCTTGGCGGTGGCCCGAACCGTATCGGTCAGGGCATCGAGTTCGACTACTGCTGCGTACATGCGGCACTGGCGCTGCGCGATGACGGTTACGAGACCATCATGGTCAACTGCAACCCGGAAACCGTTTCCACTGACTACGACACTTCCGATCGCCTGTACTTCGAACCGGTGACTCTGGAAGACGTGCTGGAAATCTGCCGCGTCGAGAAGCCGAAAGGCGTGATCGTCCAGTACGGCGGCCAGACACCTCTGAAGCTGGCTCGTGCCCTGGAAGCAGCCGGCGTGCCGATCATCGGCACCAGCCCTGACGCCATCGACCGTGCCGAAGACCGTGAGCGCTTCCAGCAAATGGTTGAGCGTCTGAACCTGCGTCAGCCGCCAAACGCCACCGTGCGCAGCGAAGACGAAGCTGTTCGTGCTGCTGCGAAGATCGGTTACCCGCTGGTGGTGCGTCCGTCCTACGTACTGGGCGGCCGGGCGATGGAAATCGTCTACAAGGAAGAAGAGCTCAAGCGTTACCTGCGTGACGCGGTGCAAGTGTCGAACGACAGCCCGGTGCTGCTCGACCACTTCCTCAACTGCGCCATCGAGATGGACGTGGATGCGGTCTGCGACGGCAAGGACGTAGTGATCGGCGCGATCATGCAGCACATCGAACAGGCGGGCGTTCACTCCGGTGACTCCGCGTGCTCGCTGCCGCCGTACTCGCTGCCGGCGCACATCCAGGACGAGATGCGCGAACAGGTCAAGAAAATGGCCCTGGAACTGGGCGTGGTCGGCCTGATGAACGTTCAGTTGGCACTGCAAGGCGAAGACATCTACGTCATCGAAGTCAACCCGCGTGCTTCCCGTACCGTACCGTTCGTGTCGAAGTGCATCGGTGTTTCCCTGGCGATGATCGCGGCTCGCGTGATGGCTGGTAAAACCCTGAAGGAAATCGGCTTCACCAAGGAAATCATCCCGAACTTCTACAGCGTGAAAGAGGCGGTGTTCCCGTTCGCCAAGTTCCCTGGCGTTGACCCGATCCTCGGCCCGGAGATGAAGTCGACCGGTGAAGTGATGGGCGTCGGCGACACCTTCGGCGAAGCCTTTGCCAAAGCCCAGATGGGCGCCAGCGAAGTGCTGCCGACCGGCGGTACCGCATTCATCAGCGTGCGCGACGATGACAAGCCACTGGTTGCAGGCGTGGCCCGTGATCTGATCAACTTGGGCTTCGAAGTCGTCGCCACTGCCGGCACTGCCAAGCTGATCGAAGCCGCGGGTCTGAAAGTGCGTCGCGTGAACAAGGTGACCGAGGGTCGTCCGCACGTGGTCGACATGATCAAGAATGACGAAGTCACCCTGATCATCAACACCACCGAAGGTCGCCAGTCGATCGCCGATTCCTATTCCATTCGCCGTAACGCCTTGCAGCACAAGATCTACTGCACCACCACCATTGCTGCTGGCGAAGCTATCTGTGAAGCGCTGAAGTTCGGTCCCGAGAAGACCGTGCGCCGCTTGCAGGATCTACACGCAGGATTGAAGGCATGAATAAATACCCAATGACCGTCCAGGGCTCCAAAGCCCTGGAAGAAGAGCATGCTCACCTGACCAAGGTCGTTCGTCCGAAGCTCAGCCAGGACATCGGTACGGCCCGCGAGTTGGGTGACTTGAAAGAAAACGCTGAATACCATGCCGCGCGCGAACAGCAGGGCATGGTCGAGGCGCGGATCCGTGATATCGAAGGTCGCCTGCAGAACGCGGTGATCATCGATGTGACGACCATTCCGCACACCGGCAAAGTGATTTTCGGCACTACCGTCGAAATCGCCAACGTCGAGACTGATGAAAGCGTGACTTACCAGATCGTGGGTGAGGATGAGGCGGACATCAAGCTCGGCAAGATTTCCGTCGGCTCGCCGATCGCTCGCGCCTTGATTGCCAAGGAAGAGGGCGATACGGTCGTCGTGAAAACGCCGGGCGGCGATATCGAGTATGAGATTGTCGAAGTCCGTCACATCTGAGGGCGGGCGCCCGCTCCATGCGGGCGCGATGCTCTGGCAGCTGGCCCAGATGTTGTGGGTCGGCGGCTTGTGGCTGGTACATCTCGGTCTGCGGCCGGTGCTGGGTCAAATCGGCCTGGCACCGCTGCTGATCGATGAAGTTGCAAGTACGTTTGAAGTGGCGGTGGTGGGTTTTGCCGTCGCGTGTGTGATATTTCAGGCTTTGGTGCTGGTACAGGCCGAGGGCCTTGCCAGTCTGTGGCGGGATTTTCGCGGGCAGGTGTTGCTGATGGCGTTGTATGCGTGTGCGATGTTTGTCGCAGTGCGTGTCGGCTGGCCGGATGCTCAGCGCTGGCAGGTGTTCAGCTTTCTTGTATTGGGTTTTTCCGGGCTGGTGCTGGTATTGCAGCCGGTGCCGGGATGGAGTGGCAGGGTGCGCGAAGCACACCCTTGACCCTGGCCATCACTTGAAGCGATGGACGTTCGACAGCTGCTTGTTGACGCTGAAGTTCTTGCGGTAAATCAGTGCCATCTTGCCGATGACTTGAACCAGATCGGCCTTGCCGACCTTGCACAGCTCTGCAACGGACGCCAGGCGCGCCTCGCGATCGAGGATGTTGAGCTTGATCTTGATCAGCTCGTGATCCGCCAATGCGCGTTCGAGTTCGGCTAAAACACCCTCAGTCAAACCGTTGTCAGCCACCGTCAGAACTGGTTTCAGGTGGTGGCCAATGGATTTGTACTGTTTCTTCTGCTCTGGAGTGAGCGGCATAATCTGACCCTTTCGTCTGGATTCTGTAAAATGGCGGCCATTTTACCCGAGGGCTCGTGGATCCGCCCAATTAATCACGACCCTAATCAACGAGGTGCCCAATGGCGCGTTCCAAGACAAGCCTTGGTTGGCTGAAAAGACATGTCAATGATCCCTATGTGAAGCAAGCGCAGAAGGATGGCTACCGCTCGCGTGCGAGTTACAAGCTTCTGGAGATCCAGGAGAAATACAAACTGATCCGTCCGGGCATGAACGTCGTCGACCTCGGCGCGGCGCCTGGCGGCTGGTCGCAGGTCACCAGCCGGCTGATCGGTGGTCAGGGGCGACTGATCGCCTCGGACATCCTGGAAATGGACAGCATTCCGGACGTGACTTTCATCCAGGGTGACTTCACTGAGGATGCAGTGCTCGCTCAGATCCTTGAGGCTGTGGGTAATTCGCAGGTGGACCTTGTGATTTCCGATATGGCCCCCAATATGAGTGGTACGCCTGAAGTGGACATGCCAAAAGCCATGTTCCTTTGCGAGCTGGCGCTTGATCTGGCGGAACGGATACTCAAGCCGGGTGGCAATTTCGTGATCAAGATTTTTCAGGGTGAAGGGTTCGATGTTTACCTGAAGGATGCTCGCAAGAAGTTCGACAAGATCCAGATGATCAAGCCGGACTCCTCTCGTGGCAGCTCTCGCGAGCAGTACATGCTGGCTTGGGGCTATCGAGGTCGTAGCGAGTAAAACGAGGTTTTTTGGCGGGGTGATAGGTTTTTCGTATTTCGCCCCGCGCGCATAAGCGAATATTGTGTAGAAAGTGTTTCACAAAGGGTTACAGACGGCGCCTGCCAGAGCTGTAGGTAATGTAGTAAGTTAGGCCGGTGAATATCATGCGAAGCGCGCGCCAGTAGCGGAGCTTGCTTCAGAGGGTAGTTAATTGAACGATATGGCAAAGAATCTGATCCTGTGGTTGATCATCGCGGCTGTCCTGGTGACGGTGATGAACAACTTCTCCAGCCCTAACGAGCCGCAGACCCTCAACTATTCCGACTTCATCCAGCAGGTCAAGGATGGCAAGGTCGAGCGCGTGGCCGTCGACGGCTACGTGATTACCGGCAAGCGCAACGATGGTGACAGCTTCAAGACCATTCGTCCGGCAATCCAGGACAATGGCCTGATCGGCGATCTGGTCGACAACCACGTTGTGGTCGAAGGCAAGCAGCCTGAGCAGCAAAGCATCTGGACCCAGCTTCTGGTGGCCAGCTTCCCGATCCTGGTGATCATCGCGGTGTTCATGTTCTTCATGCGCCAGATGCAGGGCGGTGCGGGCGGCAAGGGCGGGCCGATGAGCTTTGGCAAGAGCAAGGCGCGTCTGCTGTCCGAAGATCAGGTGAAAACTACCCTGGCGGACGTTGCCGGTTGCGACGAAGCCAAGGAAGAAGTTGGCGAGCTGGTTGAATTCCTCCGTGATCCGGGCAAGTTCCAGCGCCTGGGCGGCCGCATTCCTCGCGGCGTGTTGATGGTCGGTCCTCCGGGTACCGGTAAAACCTTGCTGGCCAAGGCGATTGCTGGCGAAGCCAAAGTGCCGTTCTTCACCATTTCCGGTTCCGACTTCGTTGAAATGTTCGTCGGTGTCGGCGCCAGCCGCGTTCGTGACATGTTCGAACAGGCCAAGAAACACGCTCCGTGCATTATCTTCATCGACGAGATCGACGCCGTTGGTCGCCATCGTGGCGCCGGCATGGGTGGCGGTCACGACGAGCGCGAACAGACTCTCAACCAGTTGCTGGTGGAGATGGACGGTTTTGAAATGAATGACGGCATCATCGTCATCGCCGCGACCAACCGCCCTGACGTGCTGGACCCTGCTTTGCTGCGTCCTGGTCGTTTCGACCGTCAGGTGGTGGTTGGTCTGCCGGACATCCGTGGTCGCGAGCAGATCCTCAAGGTTCACATGCGTAAAGTGCCAATGGGTGATGACGTTGCCCCTGCCGTTATTGCGCGTGGTACTCCGGGCTTCTCCGGTGCTGACCTGGCCAACCTGGTCAACGAGGCTTCGCTGTTCGCTGCCCGTGCCGGCAAACGCATCGTCGAGATGAAAGAATTCGAACTGGCCAAAGACAAGATCATGATGGGCGCCGAGCGCAAATCCATGGTCATGTCCGAGAAGGAAAAGCAGAACACCGCTTATCACGAAGCAGGCCATGCCATTGTTGGTCGCGTCGTGCCCGAGCATGATCCGGTCTACAAGGTATCGATCATCCCGCGCGGTCGTGCGCTGGGTGTGACCATGTTCCTGCCGGAAGAAGATCGCTACAGCCTGTCCAAGCGTGCGCTGATCAGTCAGATCTGCTCGCTGTACGGCGGCCGTATCGCCGAAGAGATGACTTTGGGCTTCGACGGTGTGACTACTGGTGCTTCCAACGACATCATGCGCGCGAGTCAGATTGCGCGGAATATGGTGACCAAGTGGGGCCTGTCGGAAAAACTTGGTCCTTTGATGTACGCCGAAGAAGAGGGTGAAGTATTCCTCGGTCGCGGCGGTGGCGGTCAGAATGCAAGCTTCTCCGGTGAGACTGCCAAGCTGATCGACTCCGAAGTGCGTAGCATCATCGACCAGTGCTACGGCACGGCCAAGCAGATCCTCACGGACAACCGCGACAAGCTCGATGCCATGGCGGACGCCCTGATGAAGTACGAGACGATCGATGCCGAACAGATCGACGACATCATGGCCGGTCGTACACCTCGCGAGCCTCGCGACTGGTCGGGCGGCACCGGTACTGGCACGCCACCTGTCATTCAGGGCGAGCGTCCGGAAACACCGATTGGCGGTCCGGCTGCCGACGTTTAAGGTTTGAAATGACTTCTGTACAGTCCCTGACCCGGTTGCCTTTCGGCAACCGGGTTCTTGATTTGGCCCGGACGCATGTCATGGGCATTCTCAATGTCACCCCCGATTCTTTTTCCGATGGCGGCAGATACAGTCAGCTCGACGCGGCCTTGCGTCATGCCGAAGCCATGGTTGCGGCGGGCGCGACACTGATCGATGTGGGCGGAGAGTCGACCCGACCAGGCGCGCGGGCGGTTTCTCCATTGGAGGAGCTGGAGCGTGTCGCTCCCGTCGTCGAGCTGATCAGTCGCGAACTGGATGTGGTCATATCGGTCGATACATCCACTCCGGCGGTCATGCGCGAGACGGCTCGGTTAGGTGCCGGCTTGATCAACGACGTTCGTTCGCTACGGCGCGATGGTGCGCTGGATGCTGCTGCTGCCACGGGGCTGCCTGTATGCCTTATGCATATGCTCGGCGAGCCTGGTGATATGCAGGACGATCCGCGTTATCAGGATGTCACCCGGGAGGTGGGTGAGTTTCTTGCCGAACGCATGGCTAAGTGTGAGGTGGCAGGCATTCCTGCCGAGCGGATCATTCTCGATCCGGGATTCGGCTTCGCCAAAACCCTGCAGCACAATCTAAGCTTGTTCAAGCATATGGAAGCCCTGCATGCGCTGGGGCGGCCACTGTTGGTGGGCGTTTCGCGCAAAAGCATGATCGGTCATGCATTGAATCGCCCTGTGGGTGAGCGTCTTTACGGTGGTCTGGCACTGGCTGCACTGGCATCGGTGAAAGGTGCGCGTATATTGCGCGTCCATGACGTGGCGGAAACGGTGGACGTGGTGCGAATGCTCGCGGCCGTGGAATCAGCCGAATAAGAATGATGGAGCACTTATGAGCAAGAAATACTTTGGTACTGACGGCATTCGTGGTCGTGTCGGGGAATACCCGATCACTCCGGACTTCATGCTCAAGCTCGGTTGGGCTGCCGGTATGGCCTTTCGCAAGATGGGTGCCTGCAAGGTGCTGGTCGGCAAGGACACGCGGATTTCCGGCTACATGTTTGAATCGGCCCTTGAGGCTGGTCTGACATCTGCGGGAGCCGATGTAATGCTGCTCGGCCCGATGCCGACTCCAGCCATCGCCTATTTGTCGCGTACGTTCCAGGCTGAAGCCGGGATCGTAATCAGCGCATCGCACAATCCGCATGACGATAACGGTATCAAGTTCTTCTCCGGCAAGGGCACCAAGCTGCCTGATGAGCTGGAGCTGATGATCGAGGAGTTGCTCGATACGCCAATGACCGTTGTCGAGTCGAGCAAGATCGGCAAGGTGTCGCGAATCAATGATGCGTCCGGTCGCTATATCGAGTTCTGCAAGAGCTCCGTGCCGACCGGTACCAGTTTCTCCGGCCTGAAGATCGTCATCGACTGCGCACACGGTGCCACCTATAAGGTTGCGCCGAGTGTTTTCCGTGAGCTGGGTGCCGAGGTCGTCGTTTTGTCGGCGCAGCCTAACGGCCTGAACATCAATGACAACTGCGGCTCCACGCATATGGGGCAATTGCAGGCGGCGGTGTTGTCCGAACATGCGGATCTGGGTATCGCCTTCGACGGCGATGGTGACCGGGTGCTGATGGTCGACCACACTGGTGCGATTGTTGATGGTGACGAGCTGTTGTACATCATTGCGCGCGATCTGCATGAGCGCGGCAAGTTGCAGGGCGGTGTTGTCGGTACCTTGATGAGTAACCTCGGGCTTGAGCTCGCGCTCGCAGACTTGGGTATTCCTTTCGTGCGCGCCAATGTCGGTGACCGCTATGTAATCGCCGAACTGCTGGAGCGTAACTGGCTGGTCGGTGGCGAGAACTCGGGGCATGTCGTGTGCTTCAATCACACCACCACGGGTGATGCGATCATTGCGGCTTTGCAGGTGCTGATGGCACTGAAGACGCGTAACGAGGGGCTTGCTCAAACTCGCCAGGCGCTGCGCAAGTGTCCGCAGGTGCTGATCAATGTGCGTTTCGGTGGTGGCGAAAGCCCGCTGGAACATCCGGCTGTCAAGGAAGCGAGTGCGCGCGTAACCCAGGCGATGGCGGGTCGTGGTCGTGTGCTTTTGCGCAAGTCCGGAACAGAGCCTCTGGTGCGAGTGATGGTCGAAGGCGAGGACGAAACCCAGGTTCGTGGCTATGCCGAAGAACTGGCAAAACTGGTAACTGAAGTTTCTGCCTGATTCGGCTTGCCAGCCATGATTGTGTTGGGTAACATCTGCGCCCACTTTGACCGACGAGGTACAGCATGCGTCGCCCTATGGTAGCTGGTAACTGGAAGATGCACGGTACCCGCGCCAGCGTCGCTGAGCTGATCAACGGCCTTCGTCATCTGGCCTTGCCAAGCGGTGTTGATGTCGCGGTATTCCCGCCTTGCTTGTATATCAATCAAGTGATTGATGGCTTGAAAGGCAAATCGATTTCGGTCGGTGCGCAGAACTCTGCGGTGGAATCCATGCAGGGTGCGTTGACGGGCGAGATTGCGCCGAGTCAGTTGGTGGATGCAGGTTGTTCCCTGGTGCTTGTCGGGCACTCCGAACGCCGCCAGATCATGGGCGAGCGAGACGGAATGCTGAATCGCAAGTTCGCAGCGGCACAGGCATGTGGCTTGATTCCGGTGTTGTGTGTGGGGGAGACCCTGGAGCAACGAGAGGCCGGAAAGACTCTTGAAGTTGTCGGGCGTCAGCTGGGCAGTATCATAGAGGAGCTGGGTGTCGGTGCTTTTGCCAATGCAGTGATCGCTTACGAGC
The window above is part of the Pseudomonas fluorescens genome. Proteins encoded here:
- the glmM gene encoding phosphoglucosamine mutase, translating into MSKKYFGTDGIRGRVGEYPITPDFMLKLGWAAGMAFRKMGACKVLVGKDTRISGYMFESALEAGLTSAGADVMLLGPMPTPAIAYLSRTFQAEAGIVISASHNPHDDNGIKFFSGKGTKLPDELELMIEELLDTPMTVVESSKIGKVSRINDASGRYIEFCKSSVPTGTSFSGLKIVIDCAHGATYKVAPSVFRELGAEVVVLSAQPNGLNINDNCGSTHMGQLQAAVLSEHADLGIAFDGDGDRVLMVDHTGAIVDGDELLYIIARDLHERGKLQGGVVGTLMSNLGLELALADLGIPFVRANVGDRYVIAELLERNWLVGGENSGHVVCFNHTTTGDAIIAALQVLMALKTRNEGLAQTRQALRKCPQVLINVRFGGGESPLEHPAVKEASARVTQAMAGRGRVLLRKSGTEPLVRVMVEGEDETQVRGYAEELAKLVTEVSA
- the tpiA gene encoding triose-phosphate isomerase, with protein sequence MRRPMVAGNWKMHGTRASVAELINGLRHLALPSGVDVAVFPPCLYINQVIDGLKGKSISVGAQNSAVESMQGALTGEIAPSQLVDAGCSLVLVGHSERRQIMGERDGMLNRKFAAAQACGLIPVLCVGETLEQREAGKTLEVVGRQLGSIIEELGVGAFANAVIAYEPVWAIGTGLTATPQQAQDVHKAIREQLAAENSEVARGVRLLYGGSVKAANAVELFGMPDIDGGLIGGASLNADEFGAICRAAGN